The following proteins come from a genomic window of Carassius carassius chromosome 10, fCarCar2.1, whole genome shotgun sequence:
- the acp5a gene encoding tartrate-resistant acid phosphatase type 5a isoform X1, whose product MALPLMLVFLTALHGVLCYPSSFIDLEAKGSNKSSIRFLVFGDWGGLPYPPYITPIETATAHMMAKTASQMGADFILALGDNFYYKGVSDVNDPRFQVTFEDVYTQDSLNIPWYIIAGNHDHAGNVLAQIKYSQKSKRWNFPYYYYEMNFRIPRTDSTLTIIMLDTVLLCGNSDDFLDQQPRGPRSSVQANRQLQWLQERLAKSKADYLLVAGHYPVWSISEHGPTDCLLKNLRPLLKKYKATAYLCGHDHNLQYIKESGIGYVVSGAGNFMDPDVRHRNQVPRGYLKFFNGDAGTLGGFAHVEVNKKEMTVTFIQARGTSLYRAVLKKRDDLSGVGGNV is encoded by the exons ATGGCATTACCACTAATGCTGGTGTTTTTAACTGCTCTCCATGGGGTCCTCTGCTACCCTTCTTCATTCATTGACCTGGAAGCTAAAGGAA GTAACAAGTCATCTATCAGGTTCCTGGTTTTTGGGGACTGGGGTGGTCTGCCATATCCTCCTTATATTACCCCTATAGAGACGGCCACTGCACACATGATGGCCAAAACTGCTTCTCAGATGGGTGCAGACTTCATTTTAGCACTTGGTGACAACTTCTACTATAAGGGTGTCAGCGATGTCAATGACCCTAGATTCCAG GTCACGTTTGAAGACGTCTACACTCAGGATTCTCTTAATATTCCATGGTACATCATTGCTGGCAATCACGACCATGCGGGAAACGTCCTTGCTCAAATCAAGTACAGCCAGAAGTCAAAGAGATG GAACTTCCCCTACTACTATTATGAGATGAACTTCCGCATTCCTCGAACGGACAGCACACTGACCATCATCATGCTGGATACTGTGTTGCTGTGTGGAAACTCTGATGACTTCCTTGACCAGCAGCCCCGAGGTCCCCGAAGTAGCGTTCAGGCCAACAGACAGCTGCAGTGGCTTCAGGAACGTTTGGCAAAGTCTAAGGCTGATTATCTCCTGGTGGCTGGCCATTATCCGGTATGGTCCATATCCGAGCATGGGCCAACCGACTGTCTGCTGAAGAACTTGAGACCACTGCTTAAGAAGTACAAGGCTACTGCTTACCTTTGTGGCCATGATCACAATCTACAA TACATCAAGGAGTCTGGTATTGGTTATGTGGTTAGTGGAGCTGGTAACTTTATGGATCCCGATGTGCGACACCGAAACCAGGTTCCTCGAGGCTACCTCAAGTTCTTCAATGGTGACGCTGGCACATTGGGGGGCTTTGCCCATGTGGAGGTTAACAAGAAAGAGATGACCGTTACTTTTATCCAGGCTAGAGGAACCTCCCTTTACAGGGCTGTTCTTAAAAAGCGTGATGATCTTTCCGGAGTGGGTGGCAATGTTTGA
- the acp5a gene encoding tartrate-resistant acid phosphatase type 5a isoform X2, translating into MMAKTASQMGADFILALGDNFYYKGVSDVNDPRFQVTFEDVYTQDSLNIPWYIIAGNHDHAGNVLAQIKYSQKSKRWNFPYYYYEMNFRIPRTDSTLTIIMLDTVLLCGNSDDFLDQQPRGPRSSVQANRQLQWLQERLAKSKADYLLVAGHYPVWSISEHGPTDCLLKNLRPLLKKYKATAYLCGHDHNLQYIKESGIGYVVSGAGNFMDPDVRHRNQVPRGYLKFFNGDAGTLGGFAHVEVNKKEMTVTFIQARGTSLYRAVLKKRDDLSGVGGNV; encoded by the exons ATGATGGCCAAAACTGCTTCTCAGATGGGTGCAGACTTCATTTTAGCACTTGGTGACAACTTCTACTATAAGGGTGTCAGCGATGTCAATGACCCTAGATTCCAG GTCACGTTTGAAGACGTCTACACTCAGGATTCTCTTAATATTCCATGGTACATCATTGCTGGCAATCACGACCATGCGGGAAACGTCCTTGCTCAAATCAAGTACAGCCAGAAGTCAAAGAGATG GAACTTCCCCTACTACTATTATGAGATGAACTTCCGCATTCCTCGAACGGACAGCACACTGACCATCATCATGCTGGATACTGTGTTGCTGTGTGGAAACTCTGATGACTTCCTTGACCAGCAGCCCCGAGGTCCCCGAAGTAGCGTTCAGGCCAACAGACAGCTGCAGTGGCTTCAGGAACGTTTGGCAAAGTCTAAGGCTGATTATCTCCTGGTGGCTGGCCATTATCCGGTATGGTCCATATCCGAGCATGGGCCAACCGACTGTCTGCTGAAGAACTTGAGACCACTGCTTAAGAAGTACAAGGCTACTGCTTACCTTTGTGGCCATGATCACAATCTACAA TACATCAAGGAGTCTGGTATTGGTTATGTGGTTAGTGGAGCTGGTAACTTTATGGATCCCGATGTGCGACACCGAAACCAGGTTCCTCGAGGCTACCTCAAGTTCTTCAATGGTGACGCTGGCACATTGGGGGGCTTTGCCCATGTGGAGGTTAACAAGAAAGAGATGACCGTTACTTTTATCCAGGCTAGAGGAACCTCCCTTTACAGGGCTGTTCTTAAAAAGCGTGATGATCTTTCCGGAGTGGGTGGCAATGTTTGA
- the LOC132151370 gene encoding uncharacterized protein LOC132151370, with protein sequence MNPVNMNSLNVSFSGNQHANQYAVYESPLYKDYRPPARDLIQLPKALLYLLMAAVVVVAVAYAIVGHLIKDLAHDILDWALGPDEEILKANSEAGDDGSTHMPPVLTHSHPNAFHVWDQDDVVIPLSPADSPQTSPLLAAIPFIPHFFPSPASHSVLNSPALPQIHPEDNKSPTKTPQDAYVFPSPKIKGHSSTFSHMSFHERRDGTDKV encoded by the exons ATGAACCCCGTGAATATGAACAGTTTGAACGTGTCCTTCTCTGGAAACCAGCACGCGAATCAGTACGCCGTTTATGAGTCTCCGCTGTACAAGGACTACAGACCTCCAGCCAGAGATCTCATCCAGCTGCCCAAAGCCTTGCTCTACCTGCTGATGGCCGCCGTGGTGGTGGTCGCCGTCGCTTATGCCATTGTGGGACATTTAATTAAAGACCTCGCGCATGACATCTTGG ACTGGGCTTTGGGTCCAGACGAGGAGATCTTAAAGGCCAACAGTGAGGCAGGTGATGATGGTTCCACGCACATGCCACCAGTCCTCACACACTCCCACCCCAATGCCTTTCATGTTTGGGATCAGGACGATGTGGTCATCCCCCTCTCTCCGGCGGACAGCCCTCAAACCAGTCCCCTTTTGGCTGCCATCCCTTTTATTCCTCACTTCTTCCCCTCTCCTGCTTCTCACAGTGTGCTGAATAGCCCCGCACTGCCTCAAATACATCCGGAGGATAACAAGAGCCCAACCAAGACACCACAAGATGCCTACGTCTTCCCTTCACCCAAAATTAAAGGACATAGTTCCACTTTCTCACACATGTCATTCCATGAGAGGAGAGATGGGACAGATAAAGTCTGA